One window of Xanthomonas sp. 10-10 genomic DNA carries:
- the bcsZ gene encoding cellulose synthase complex periplasmic endoglucanase BcsZ: MNAHTRGSVMTRRGLLRAGALASLAALLPAGATAAPAQCGAWPLWNAFVSKHIQPDGRVVDFLNADQRSTSEGQSYALFFALVANDQVLFDKVLGWTRHNLCGGRPDLNLPAWLWGRDGSGDWRVLDANTASDGELWIAYALLEAGRLWNRPGYGKAGQQILQLMRTQEVAALPGLGPMLLPGRSGFVEPGRWTLNPSYLPIQVLRRCANADPKGPWAAIAANAARVLRDSAPVGFAPDWTVWDGKAFGADPKRGNLGSYDAIRVYLWAGMLDAGEPLRAKLLQDLSGPADLLAAGTAFAEKIDTARGVGTGTVPVGFSAALLPYLSALRQPALLKAQAQRIPLAATPAAAALPYFERTLALFGQGWLENRYRFAADGRLLPAWRTPACSAKT, from the coding sequence ATGAACGCGCACACGCGCGGCAGTGTCATGACGCGCCGCGGCCTGCTGCGCGCCGGTGCGCTGGCGTCGCTGGCCGCGCTGTTGCCGGCCGGCGCGACGGCGGCACCCGCACAGTGCGGCGCCTGGCCGCTGTGGAACGCATTCGTGTCCAAGCACATCCAGCCCGACGGCCGGGTGGTGGACTTCCTCAACGCCGATCAACGCTCCACCTCCGAAGGCCAGTCGTATGCGCTGTTCTTCGCGCTGGTGGCCAATGACCAGGTGCTGTTCGACAAGGTACTGGGCTGGACCCGGCACAACCTGTGCGGTGGCCGCCCGGATCTCAATCTGCCGGCCTGGTTGTGGGGCCGCGATGGCAGCGGCGACTGGCGCGTGCTCGATGCCAATACCGCCAGCGATGGCGAGTTGTGGATCGCTTACGCCTTGCTGGAAGCCGGCCGGCTGTGGAACCGCCCCGGTTACGGCAAGGCCGGCCAGCAGATCCTGCAACTGATGCGCACCCAGGAAGTGGCTGCGCTGCCTGGCCTGGGGCCGATGCTGTTGCCCGGCCGCAGCGGCTTTGTCGAACCCGGCCGCTGGACGCTCAATCCCAGTTATCTGCCGATCCAGGTGCTGCGCCGCTGCGCCAACGCCGACCCCAAGGGGCCGTGGGCGGCGATCGCCGCCAACGCGGCGCGCGTGCTGCGCGACAGTGCGCCGGTCGGCTTTGCGCCGGATTGGACCGTGTGGGACGGCAAGGCCTTCGGTGCCGATCCCAAGCGCGGCAATCTCGGCAGCTACGATGCCATCCGCGTGTACCTGTGGGCCGGCATGCTGGACGCCGGCGAGCCGCTGCGCGCGAAGTTGCTGCAGGATTTGTCCGGCCCGGCCGACCTGCTCGCCGCAGGCACCGCGTTTGCCGAAAAGATCGACACCGCGCGCGGCGTGGGCACTGGCACCGTGCCGGTGGGGTTTTCCGCCGCGTTGCTGCCGTATCTGAGCGCGCTGCGGCAGCCTGCGCTGCTCAAGGCGCAGGCGCAGCGGATTCCGCTGGCCGCCACACCGGCCGCCGCAGCGCTGCCGTATTTCGAACGCACGCTGGCCCTGTTCGGACAGGGCTGGCTTGAGAACCGCTACCGCTTTGCCGCAGACGGGCGCCTGCTGCCCGCCTGGAGAACGCCTGCATGCTCCGCAAAAACCTGA
- the pncB gene encoding nicotinate phosphoribosyltransferase: MIIHSLLDTDLYKFTMMQAVLHQHPAAQVEYRFKCRTPGVDLAQFIDEISREIDALCRLRLREDEVDYLRSLRFIKPDFADFLALFHLDRKYLQLSASATHPGEIELTIRGPWLHTILFEVPLLAIINEVWFRNTSEPDFEEGRSRLRAKVSSLRNMPAGCKIADYGTRRRYSRHWHGELLPLLRDGLGEQFVGTSNVYFAKHYGLTTLGTMAHEYLQAFQALGPRLRDSQVAALESWAREYRGDLGIALSDIVGLDAFLRDFDLYFCKLFDGMRHDSGDPFEWGERVIAHLEAHRIDPKTKVLVFSDGLNIDKVMRLYAHFHTRCRLAFGVGTSLTNDLGPTPLQIVIKMVRCNGQPVAKLSDSPGKSMCEDAGYLRYLRDVFGLPPMPEGA; encoded by the coding sequence ATGATCATCCATTCGCTGCTCGACACCGACCTGTACAAATTCACCATGATGCAGGCGGTGCTGCATCAGCATCCGGCCGCGCAGGTCGAGTACCGCTTCAAATGCCGCACGCCGGGCGTGGATCTGGCGCAGTTCATCGATGAGATCTCGCGCGAGATCGATGCCTTGTGCCGGCTGCGCCTGCGCGAGGACGAGGTGGACTACCTGCGCAGCCTGCGTTTCATCAAGCCGGACTTCGCCGACTTTCTGGCGCTATTCCATCTGGACCGCAAGTATCTGCAGCTGTCGGCGTCGGCCACCCACCCGGGCGAGATCGAACTGACCATCCGCGGCCCGTGGCTGCACACCATCCTGTTCGAAGTGCCGCTGCTGGCGATCATCAACGAGGTGTGGTTCCGCAACACCTCCGAGCCGGATTTCGAAGAGGGCCGCAGCCGCCTGCGCGCCAAGGTGAGCAGCCTGCGCAACATGCCGGCCGGCTGCAAGATCGCCGACTACGGCACCCGTCGCCGTTACTCGCGGCACTGGCACGGCGAGCTGCTGCCGCTGCTGCGCGATGGCCTGGGCGAGCAGTTCGTGGGCACCAGCAACGTGTATTTCGCCAAGCACTACGGGCTGACCACGCTGGGCACGATGGCGCACGAATACCTGCAGGCATTCCAGGCGCTGGGGCCGCGGCTGCGCGACAGCCAGGTCGCCGCGCTGGAATCGTGGGCGCGCGAGTACCGTGGCGATCTGGGCATTGCGCTGTCGGACATCGTGGGGCTGGACGCGTTTCTGCGCGATTTCGACCTGTATTTCTGCAAGCTGTTCGACGGCATGCGCCACGACTCCGGCGACCCGTTCGAATGGGGCGAGCGGGTGATCGCGCACCTGGAAGCCCACCGCATCGATCCCAAGACCAAGGTGCTGGTCTTCAGCGATGGCCTCAACATCGACAAGGTGATGCGCCTGTACGCGCACTTCCACACCCGCTGCCGGCTGGCGTTCGGGGTGGGCACCAGCCTGACCAACGACCTGGGACCGACGCCGTTGCAGATCGTCATCAAGATGGTCCGCTGCAACGGCCAGCCGGTGGCCAAGCTCAGCGATTCGCCGGGCAAGAGCATGTGTGAGGACGCCGGCTACCTGCGCTACCTGCGCGACGTGTTCGGTCTGCCGCCGATGCCCGAAGGCGCCTGA
- a CDS encoding glycosyltransferase family 2 protein: MTVTCEMEALGRAPDIGRERGLLGRALVTAGVITDEQLRSALALQQRWNSRLGDVILAQRGVPAQRFYAIVAAHFGLEFIDLVQQPPDPSLLTPGDLDSYAQRLVLPWKREDGVLVLAVADPDPALFAWARAHYDEEVRFVGTAKFDIIWSLQRYADEQLTDNALNLLASHAPTYSARQVVTRGQKFTLWAIAAVLLIAMVLFPVPTLIAVNVLVAFGFLATFGLKLLLVWFGSRHRIDIKVTEDEVAALRDDDLPVYTVLVPMYKEPEVLPILANALRKLDYPISKLDVKLVLEADDFDTIEAAKKLGLEAFFEIIRVPPSQPKTKPKACNYALHFARGELLTIYDAEDKPEPDQLKRVVAAFRKAEKDVVCIQARLNYYNADENWLTRMFTLEYTLWFDFYLPALEYLRIPIPLGGTSNHFRLDVLRQVRAWDPYNVTEDADLGVRLIQNGYRVNVVNSTTFEEANVSIPNWIRQRSRWLKGYMQTWLVHMRDPVHLYRSTGFKGFWGFQFFIGGNFFIALGVPVMWTLCLVSVLSGARVFDAIFPPWLAAISMVNLLLANAFFIYITLVAAFKRDYFKLAPYALTVPFYWALQSIAAFKGLWQLIRNPFYWEKTTHGISKHSENERRAALEE, encoded by the coding sequence ATGACGGTCACCTGCGAAATGGAAGCGCTGGGACGGGCGCCGGACATCGGCCGCGAACGTGGTCTGTTGGGTCGCGCGCTGGTCACGGCAGGCGTCATCACCGACGAACAGCTGCGCTCGGCGCTGGCCTTGCAGCAGCGTTGGAATTCGCGGCTGGGCGATGTGATCCTGGCCCAGCGCGGTGTACCGGCGCAGCGGTTCTACGCCATCGTCGCCGCGCACTTCGGGCTGGAGTTCATCGATCTTGTGCAGCAGCCGCCGGATCCGAGCCTGCTCACCCCCGGCGACCTGGATAGCTATGCGCAACGCCTGGTGTTGCCGTGGAAGCGCGAAGACGGCGTGCTGGTACTGGCCGTGGCCGACCCCGACCCGGCGTTGTTCGCCTGGGCGCGTGCGCATTACGACGAAGAGGTGCGGTTTGTCGGCACTGCCAAGTTCGACATCATCTGGAGCCTGCAGCGCTACGCCGACGAGCAGCTCACCGACAACGCCTTGAACCTGCTCGCCTCGCACGCACCGACCTACTCGGCGCGCCAGGTGGTCACGCGCGGGCAGAAGTTCACGTTGTGGGCGATCGCGGCGGTATTGCTGATCGCGATGGTGCTGTTCCCGGTGCCTACGCTGATCGCCGTCAACGTGCTGGTGGCGTTCGGCTTCCTGGCGACCTTCGGCTTGAAGCTGTTGCTGGTGTGGTTCGGCTCGCGCCACCGCATCGACATCAAGGTCACCGAAGACGAAGTGGCCGCGCTGCGCGACGACGACCTGCCGGTCTACACCGTGCTGGTGCCGATGTACAAGGAACCGGAGGTGTTGCCGATCCTGGCCAACGCGCTGCGCAAGCTCGATTACCCGATCAGCAAGCTCGACGTGAAGCTGGTGCTGGAAGCCGACGACTTCGACACCATCGAAGCGGCCAAGAAACTCGGCCTGGAAGCGTTCTTCGAAATCATCCGGGTGCCGCCATCGCAGCCCAAGACCAAGCCCAAGGCCTGCAACTACGCGCTGCACTTTGCGCGTGGCGAACTACTCACCATCTACGACGCCGAAGACAAACCCGAGCCGGATCAGCTCAAGCGCGTGGTGGCGGCGTTCCGCAAGGCCGAAAAGGATGTGGTGTGCATCCAGGCGCGGCTGAACTACTACAACGCCGACGAAAACTGGCTGACGCGGATGTTCACGCTGGAGTACACGCTCTGGTTCGACTTCTACCTGCCGGCGCTGGAATACCTGCGCATCCCGATTCCGCTGGGCGGCACCTCCAATCACTTCCGTCTGGATGTGTTGCGCCAGGTGCGCGCATGGGACCCGTACAACGTGACCGAAGACGCCGACCTGGGCGTGCGGCTGATCCAGAACGGCTACCGCGTCAACGTGGTCAATTCCACCACGTTCGAAGAAGCCAACGTCAGCATTCCCAACTGGATCCGGCAGCGCTCACGCTGGCTCAAGGGCTACATGCAGACCTGGCTGGTGCACATGCGCGACCCGGTGCATCTGTATCGCAGCACCGGGTTCAAGGGATTCTGGGGTTTCCAGTTCTTTATCGGCGGCAATTTCTTCATCGCACTGGGTGTGCCGGTGATGTGGACGTTGTGCCTGGTCAGCGTGCTGAGCGGTGCACGCGTGTTCGATGCCATCTTCCCGCCGTGGCTGGCCGCGATCTCGATGGTCAATCTGCTGCTGGCCAATGCGTTCTTCATCTACATCACGCTGGTGGCCGCGTTCAAGCGCGACTACTTCAAGTTGGCGCCGTACGCGTTGACGGTACCGTTTTACTGGGCGTTGCAATCGATCGCCGCCTTCAAGGGTCTATGGCAGTTGATCCGCAATCCGTTCTATTGGGAGAAGACCACGCATGGCATCAGCAAGCATTCGGAAAACGAACGCCGCGCCGCACTCGAAGAGTGA
- a CDS encoding glycosidase-like protein, whose translation MFKRVLILAALLAVCLLANGCNAAAPMWMGANVKVSANAPWQSAAAAQSLDALAATGARKALLVAFVWQANPQSNDPVLGSDSSLDAMRAALRQSHRSGLQPTLKVHVWVPGHWAGEVAPADQAAWFAAYRQALLPLAQLAEDEHAEALVVGTELRKLQDAPQWPELVAAVRKVYRGKLLYVADGMEHAETFRYWSLFDAVGTSLYPRLSDAAGARAAEMTAAAQRLQDLGQRVGKPVWVAELGLRSARGSLAAPWESPEQRTAAVDTRLQLQVLQQWRTVLQAHGVDGIALWCWYTDPAAGGPGDSDFTVQGKPAQQVLAR comes from the coding sequence ATGTTCAAGCGCGTTTTAATTCTCGCGGCGTTGCTCGCCGTGTGCCTGCTGGCCAATGGCTGCAACGCGGCCGCGCCGATGTGGATGGGTGCCAACGTCAAGGTCTCCGCCAATGCGCCGTGGCAGAGCGCTGCCGCTGCGCAGTCGCTGGATGCGCTGGCTGCCACCGGTGCGCGCAAGGCGCTGCTGGTGGCCTTCGTCTGGCAGGCGAACCCGCAGTCGAACGACCCGGTGCTGGGCAGCGACAGCAGCCTGGATGCGATGCGCGCAGCGCTGCGGCAGAGCCATCGTTCCGGCCTGCAGCCCACGCTCAAGGTGCACGTGTGGGTGCCCGGTCACTGGGCCGGCGAGGTGGCGCCTGCCGATCAGGCCGCCTGGTTTGCGGCGTATCGACAGGCGCTGCTGCCGCTGGCGCAGCTGGCCGAAGACGAACACGCCGAGGCGCTGGTGGTCGGCACCGAACTGCGCAAGCTGCAGGACGCACCGCAATGGCCAGAGTTGGTCGCGGCGGTGCGCAAGGTCTATCGCGGCAAGCTGCTGTACGTGGCCGACGGGATGGAGCATGCAGAAACCTTCCGTTACTGGTCGCTGTTCGACGCGGTCGGCACCAGCCTGTATCCGCGCCTGTCCGACGCTGCCGGCGCGCGCGCTGCGGAAATGACTGCCGCCGCGCAGCGCCTGCAGGATCTGGGGCAACGCGTGGGCAAGCCGGTGTGGGTGGCCGAACTGGGCCTGCGCTCGGCGCGCGGCAGCCTGGCAGCGCCCTGGGAAAGCCCGGAGCAACGTACCGCCGCAGTGGATACCCGCCTGCAACTGCAGGTGCTGCAGCAGTGGCGCACCGTGTTGCAGGCCCATGGCGTGGACGGCATTGCGCTGTGGTGCTGGTACACCGACCCTGCCGCCGGCGGCCCGGGCGACAGCGACTTCACCGTGCAGGGCAAGCCGGCGCAGCAGGTGCTGGCACGTTGA
- the bcsB gene encoding cellulose biosynthesis cyclic di-GMP-binding regulatory protein BcsB — MRMSPAVLTCALTLLAGLAQAQQPVPAAQADGDAQSAAATAIAPAAPAPLPAGSTRAATLRDLGIDYEITLRGVQGSAGVPFSVRSDEIVTAATLNLKYSYSPSLLPDLSHVKVTINGVTVATLPTDKANAGKLLSADLPVDPRLITDYNQLNLQLIGHYTRECEDPDHSSLWANVDAATSLSLTTTPLALANNLALLPVPFFDVRDTRRLELPFYFPQQPDMATLQAAGTVASWFGTLAGYRGAVFTASTSALPATGNAVVFATPDTLPAQFATADSGVADIRGPTVAVVVNPTDPNGKLLLVLGRNTDDLQRAATALALRAPLTGAVARIGEMSAPTPRRPYDAPKWVSSEHPVRFGDLVTQSGALNVTGYHPDLIRVGLQLPPDLFVWERDGIPVALKYRYTLPEQDNKSALNVSINESFVTTLPLTGRPFAESTPMRWWNSLGTRGSMPVHQDLKLPVGAFSANSQLRFHFFFDRPQGEACKNTFPDVSGAIDADSTIDLSGFHHYMAMPNLAAFANAGYPFTRLADLSESAIVLPNNPGDQDLGNVLTLLGRFGASTGYPALHAQIIAASAVQQHADRDLLLLGSAESQPLFKQWRAQLPVGQDGQNRRIGLTDWLFDKLPGFLSFDARRTDLPTTTDIALQPQPDDVLLMGFESPLKSGRSVVAFQTEDPANMNRLFDAWFDPALLKDFQGSVVLLQQKKVTSLVGNQTYYVGHLPLPTWLRWYFSHHPVWLALTVVLLALLLALAARVLLRRHTAERLNDGHGA, encoded by the coding sequence ATGCGAATGTCCCCGGCGGTGTTGACCTGCGCGCTCACGCTTCTGGCCGGTCTGGCGCAGGCGCAACAACCCGTGCCGGCTGCGCAGGCCGACGGCGATGCGCAGAGCGCGGCGGCAACAGCGATCGCACCTGCGGCGCCGGCACCGCTGCCCGCCGGCAGCACGCGCGCGGCAACGCTGCGCGATCTCGGCATCGATTACGAAATCACCTTGCGCGGCGTGCAGGGCAGTGCCGGTGTGCCCTTCAGTGTGCGTAGCGATGAAATCGTCACCGCCGCCACGCTCAACCTGAAATACAGCTACTCGCCATCTCTGCTGCCGGACCTGTCGCACGTCAAGGTCACCATCAACGGCGTGACCGTTGCGACCTTGCCCACCGACAAGGCCAACGCCGGCAAGCTGCTCTCGGCCGATCTGCCGGTCGATCCGCGGCTGATCACCGACTACAACCAGCTCAACCTGCAACTCATCGGGCATTACACGCGCGAGTGCGAAGACCCCGACCACAGCAGCCTGTGGGCGAATGTGGACGCGGCCACCAGCCTGTCGTTGACCACCACGCCGCTGGCGCTGGCCAACAACCTGGCGCTGCTGCCGGTGCCGTTTTTCGATGTGCGCGATACGCGGCGTCTGGAGCTGCCGTTCTATTTCCCGCAGCAGCCGGATATGGCGACGCTGCAGGCCGCCGGCACGGTCGCCTCGTGGTTCGGCACCCTGGCCGGGTATCGCGGCGCGGTGTTCACGGCCTCGACCAGCGCCCTGCCGGCCACCGGCAACGCGGTGGTGTTCGCCACGCCCGACACCTTGCCTGCGCAGTTCGCCACCGCCGACAGCGGCGTGGCCGATATCCGCGGGCCGACGGTTGCGGTGGTGGTCAACCCGACCGATCCCAACGGCAAGCTGCTGCTGGTGCTTGGCCGCAACACCGACGATCTGCAACGCGCGGCTACCGCGCTGGCGCTGCGCGCGCCGTTGACCGGTGCGGTGGCGCGGATCGGCGAGATGTCCGCGCCGACGCCGCGTCGGCCGTACGACGCGCCCAAATGGGTTTCCAGCGAGCATCCGGTGCGCTTCGGCGACCTGGTCACCCAGTCAGGCGCGCTCAACGTCACCGGCTATCACCCGGACCTGATCCGGGTCGGTCTGCAACTGCCGCCGGACCTGTTCGTGTGGGAGCGCGACGGCATTCCGGTGGCGCTGAAGTACCGCTACACGCTTCCGGAGCAGGACAACAAGTCCGCGCTCAATGTCAGCATCAACGAGTCGTTCGTGACCACGCTGCCGCTGACCGGCCGCCCGTTCGCCGAATCCACGCCGATGCGCTGGTGGAACAGCCTGGGCACGCGCGGCAGCATGCCGGTGCATCAGGATCTGAAACTGCCGGTGGGCGCGTTTTCGGCCAATAGCCAACTACGCTTCCATTTCTTCTTCGATCGCCCGCAAGGCGAGGCCTGCAAGAACACCTTCCCGGATGTGTCCGGCGCCATCGATGCCGATTCCACCATCGACCTGAGCGGCTTCCACCACTACATGGCGATGCCGAATCTGGCTGCGTTCGCCAATGCCGGCTACCCGTTCACGCGGCTGGCCGATCTGTCCGAATCGGCGATCGTGTTGCCCAACAACCCGGGCGACCAGGATCTGGGCAACGTGCTGACCTTGCTCGGCCGGTTCGGTGCGTCCACCGGCTACCCGGCGCTGCATGCGCAGATCATCGCCGCCAGCGCGGTGCAGCAGCATGCCGATCGCGATCTGTTGCTGCTGGGCAGCGCCGAGTCGCAACCGCTGTTCAAGCAGTGGCGCGCGCAGCTGCCGGTGGGCCAGGACGGGCAGAATCGCCGCATCGGCCTGACCGATTGGCTGTTCGACAAACTGCCCGGTTTTCTCTCGTTCGACGCGCGCCGCACCGACCTGCCGACCACCACCGACATCGCGTTGCAGCCGCAGCCCGACGACGTGTTGCTGATGGGCTTCGAATCGCCGTTGAAATCCGGCCGCAGCGTGGTCGCGTTTCAGACCGAAGACCCGGCCAACATGAATCGTCTGTTCGATGCCTGGTTCGACCCGGCGTTGCTCAAGGATTTCCAGGGCAGCGTGGTGTTGTTGCAGCAGAAGAAGGTCACCAGCCTGGTCGGCAACCAGACCTATTACGTGGGCCACCTGCCGTTGCCGACCTGGCTGCGCTGGTACTTCTCGCATCACCCGGTCTGGCTGGCCTTGACCGTGGTGCTGCTGGCGCTGCTGCTGGCACTGGCCGCGCGCGTACTGCTGCGCCGGCACACCGCCGAGCGCCTCAACGACGGCCACGGCGCATGA
- the bcsA gene encoding UDP-forming cellulose synthase catalytic subunit, with amino-acid sequence MTTARLRSASPLPTLATWALWLLGGLLLVFVVAVPMDVTQQMVFSGVLFAVALAVRNRGGRVVILMMMSMSLAVSCRYIWWRTTQTMGVGSAVDFILGLGLLGAELYAFVILVLGYFQVLWPLNRKPAPLPADQSLWPSVDVFIPTYNEPLSVVRTTVLAASVIDWPAGKITIHLLDDGRRDEFREFCAEVGINYVTRTNNAHAKAGNINAALKKCSGQYVAIFDCDHIPTRSFLQVAMGWFLRDTKLALVQMPHYFFSPDPFERNLDTHGKVPNEGELFYGLLQDGNDQWNATFFCGSCAVIKRTALEEVGGVAVETVTEDAHTALKLQRRGYRTAYLAVPQAAGLATESLSGHVAQRIRWARGMAQIARIDNPLLGRGLKLSQRLCYLNAMLHFFYGLPRIIYLTAPLAYLFFGAHVIQASALMILAYALPHILQANLTNLRVQSRFRHLLWNEVYETTLAWYIFRPTLVALLNPKLGKFNVTPKGGLVARSYFDAQIAKPYLFLLLLNVVGVIAGVLRLIYVGGSGEQQTIWFNLAWTLYNMVLLGATIATASETRQVRSAHRVPLDIPVNLYLPDGGALACRSVNFSTGGMAIKLAQPQPIEPGLAVQIGLSHRGIEQTLPAVVRQDRDGQVSVQFTAMSMEQERWLVASTFARADIWLSQWGQHDRDSFWRSMGQVLAASARGFGRLGRHMVDSTRQGFRPARAVDLES; translated from the coding sequence ATGACCACAGCCCGCCTTCGTTCCGCATCACCGTTGCCCACGTTGGCAACCTGGGCGCTGTGGCTGCTGGGTGGCCTGCTGCTGGTGTTCGTGGTGGCCGTGCCGATGGATGTCACCCAGCAGATGGTGTTTTCCGGTGTGCTGTTCGCGGTGGCGCTGGCGGTGCGCAACCGTGGCGGGCGGGTGGTCATCCTGATGATGATGAGCATGTCGCTGGCGGTGTCGTGCCGCTACATCTGGTGGCGCACGACCCAGACCATGGGCGTGGGCAGCGCGGTGGATTTCATTCTCGGCCTGGGCCTGCTCGGCGCGGAGCTGTATGCATTCGTGATCCTGGTGCTCGGCTATTTCCAGGTGCTGTGGCCGCTCAATCGCAAGCCGGCGCCCTTGCCTGCCGACCAGAGCCTGTGGCCGAGCGTGGACGTGTTCATCCCCACCTACAACGAGCCGTTGTCGGTAGTGCGCACCACCGTGCTGGCCGCCAGCGTGATCGATTGGCCGGCCGGCAAGATCACCATCCACCTGCTCGATGACGGACGCCGCGACGAGTTCCGCGAGTTCTGCGCCGAGGTCGGCATCAACTACGTCACCCGCACCAACAATGCGCACGCCAAGGCCGGCAACATCAATGCGGCGTTGAAGAAGTGCAGCGGTCAATACGTGGCCATCTTCGATTGCGACCACATCCCGACCCGCTCGTTCCTGCAGGTGGCGATGGGCTGGTTTCTGCGCGACACCAAGCTGGCGCTGGTGCAGATGCCGCACTACTTCTTCTCGCCGGATCCGTTCGAGCGCAACCTCGATACGCACGGCAAGGTACCCAACGAAGGCGAGCTGTTCTACGGCCTGTTGCAGGATGGCAACGACCAATGGAACGCCACGTTCTTCTGCGGCTCGTGCGCGGTGATCAAGCGCACCGCGCTGGAAGAGGTCGGCGGTGTGGCGGTGGAAACCGTGACCGAAGATGCGCACACCGCGCTCAAATTGCAGCGTCGCGGCTATCGCACCGCGTATCTGGCGGTGCCGCAGGCGGCGGGACTGGCCACCGAGAGCCTGTCCGGGCATGTGGCGCAGCGCATCCGCTGGGCGCGCGGCATGGCGCAGATCGCGCGCATCGATAATCCCCTGCTCGGTCGCGGGCTCAAGCTGTCGCAGCGGCTGTGCTATCTCAACGCGATGCTGCACTTCTTCTACGGGCTGCCGCGCATCATCTATCTCACCGCGCCGCTGGCGTACCTGTTCTTCGGCGCGCATGTGATCCAGGCGTCGGCGTTGATGATCCTGGCCTATGCGCTGCCGCACATCCTGCAGGCCAATCTGACCAACCTGCGCGTGCAGAGCCGCTTCCGCCATCTGTTGTGGAACGAGGTCTACGAGACCACGCTGGCCTGGTACATCTTCCGCCCCACGCTGGTGGCCTTGCTCAATCCCAAGCTCGGCAAGTTCAACGTCACGCCCAAGGGCGGGCTGGTGGCGCGCAGTTATTTCGATGCGCAGATCGCCAAGCCGTATCTGTTCCTGCTGCTGCTCAATGTGGTCGGCGTGATCGCCGGCGTGCTGCGGCTGATCTATGTCGGCGGCAGCGGCGAGCAGCAGACGATCTGGTTCAACCTGGCCTGGACGCTCTACAACATGGTGCTGCTCGGCGCCACGATCGCCACGGCCAGCGAAACCCGCCAGGTGCGCAGCGCGCACCGTGTGCCGCTGGATATCCCGGTCAATCTGTACCTGCCCGACGGCGGGGCGCTGGCATGCCGCTCGGTGAATTTTTCCACCGGCGGCATGGCGATCAAGCTCGCGCAGCCGCAGCCGATCGAACCCGGCCTGGCGGTGCAGATCGGACTCAGTCATCGCGGCATCGAGCAGACCTTGCCGGCCGTGGTGCGGCAGGACCGCGATGGCCAGGTCAGCGTGCAGTTCACCGCGATGTCGATGGAGCAGGAGCGCTGGCTGGTGGCGTCCACCTTTGCGCGCGCCGATATCTGGTTGTCGCAATGGGGTCAGCACGATCGCGATTCGTTCTGGCGCTCGATGGGTCAGGTCTTGGCGGCCAGTGCGCGCGGGTTCGGGCGCCTGGGCCGGCATATGGTGGATAGCACGCGCCAGGGGTTCCGTCCGGCGCGCGCGGTGGATCTGGAGTCGTGA